Proteins found in one Sporosarcina sp. FSL K6-3457 genomic segment:
- a CDS encoding sensor domain-containing diguanylate cyclase, whose product MTGVNRSTIKYFIVWLLIVPPGMYIILKNFPPVQVDWSTVVIFTILSFLAIYFPITKNGSPIFLVMWLTIPAFLMYGLFVEIIVMQIAVLATLFTASSSLSVVIRFFFNSTLFFLLSVLAAIAFYAVGGELGSNAFWPVLVSVVAYQLVHTILNDIVLRVYVRYKRIKSLYSTNEILMDYAIVLIIIPMALSLYYMIYIVGTAAFFLLTIPFFFITLIVRLYNNSEKINSYLRQASHIGQEISGKMTEKEVIDLFVSKVSTLFKVEFAYLFDHQEDWLEIISAYEYGKPKNIGTERLASGQGLAGMALQKNEPVFYSTREEWQAVATGYIPSELQSVLCIPITRNQHIEAVMLLGSKKKSAFEVYQLKILDILCSYFTVSVEKARYMQAAVTKNERCALTGLYNYRYLEERLAYLTGQVNNKVHANLSVVMLDIDHFKRVNDMYGHQSGNDILYMLARKLEAALPAGGVVGRYGGEEFVYILPGMSKVEAFDFAENLRSEIGGHDFLIVPDLGEDKYPQTIHITCSMGVSSALEDTDEAMTLLRNADRALYIGAKQAGRNRVAQYVK is encoded by the coding sequence ATGACAGGTGTAAATAGGTCCACTATTAAGTACTTTATAGTGTGGTTACTGATTGTTCCGCCGGGTATGTACATTATTTTGAAAAACTTTCCTCCCGTACAGGTGGACTGGTCTACTGTAGTTATTTTTACAATTCTAAGTTTTTTGGCGATCTATTTTCCTATTACAAAAAATGGTTCGCCGATATTTCTTGTGATGTGGCTGACGATTCCTGCCTTTTTAATGTATGGCTTATTTGTAGAAATCATCGTGATGCAAATTGCTGTTCTTGCCACTTTATTTACAGCTTCGTCCTCATTGTCAGTGGTGATACGATTTTTCTTTAATTCTACACTTTTTTTCTTATTATCAGTTTTAGCAGCCATTGCTTTTTATGCAGTGGGCGGAGAACTTGGATCGAATGCTTTTTGGCCGGTACTTGTAAGTGTCGTTGCTTACCAGCTTGTACATACAATTCTCAATGATATTGTGTTAAGAGTTTATGTACGTTATAAAAGAATTAAGTCACTCTATAGTACGAATGAAATCTTAATGGATTATGCAATTGTTTTGATCATTATACCGATGGCATTATCACTCTATTATATGATTTATATAGTTGGAACAGCTGCATTTTTCCTGTTAACAATTCCGTTTTTCTTTATCACGCTGATTGTTCGTCTTTATAATAATTCAGAGAAGATTAATAGCTATTTGCGGCAGGCTAGTCATATTGGGCAGGAAATCTCCGGAAAGATGACGGAGAAAGAAGTGATTGACCTGTTTGTAAGTAAGGTGTCAACTCTTTTTAAGGTAGAGTTTGCCTATCTTTTTGATCATCAGGAAGATTGGTTAGAAATTATTAGCGCTTATGAATATGGCAAGCCGAAAAACATTGGAACGGAGCGCTTAGCATCTGGACAAGGACTAGCGGGAATGGCGTTGCAGAAAAATGAACCTGTTTTCTATTCAACGAGGGAAGAGTGGCAGGCGGTAGCCACGGGGTATATACCTAGTGAATTACAGAGTGTTCTTTGCATACCGATTACGCGAAATCAGCATATCGAAGCGGTCATGTTGCTTGGTTCCAAAAAGAAATCGGCTTTTGAAGTGTATCAGCTTAAAATTTTAGATATTCTTTGCTCTTACTTCACTGTATCTGTGGAAAAAGCGCGCTATATGCAGGCAGCGGTTACGAAGAATGAGCGCTGTGCATTAACGGGTCTTTATAATTATAGGTACCTCGAGGAGCGACTAGCTTATCTAACAGGTCAAGTGAATAATAAGGTCCATGCGAATTTGTCTGTCGTGATGCTTGATATCGATCATTTTAAAAGGGTCAATGACATGTATGGTCACCAAAGTGGCAACGACATTTTGTATATGTTAGCGAGAAAACTTGAAGCGGCATTGCCGGCTGGTGGGGTTGTCGGTCGATATGGTGGTGAAGAATTTGTCTATATTTTACCTGGGATGTCAAAAGTGGAAGCGTTTGACTTTGCTGAAAACCTGCGCTCTGAAATTGGGGGCCATGACTTTCTGATTGTTCCTGATTTGGGTGAAGACAAATATCCACAAACGATTCATATTACTTGTAGTATGGGGGTTTCATCTGCTCTTGAAGATACGGATGAGGCGATGACCTTGTTGCGCAATGCGGATCGTGCGTTGTATATCGGTGCAAAACAGGCTGGACGCAATCGTGTAGCTCAATATGTGAAGTGA
- a CDS encoding type IV pilus twitching motility protein PilT, translated as MSNIIVQLLTQAYEEQASDLHLSFGIPAVFRVDGQLRQLGDRVYTSSELQQMVEHILPVNKKEDFEAKGEADFNYALEGLCRFRVNAYHQRGQVSIAARLISSQIPTIQQLGMPDVLIELAEKPQGLILVTGPTGSGKSTTLAAMIDYVNDNYAKHIITLEDPIEYLHPHKKSIVNQREIGIDTQSFANGLRAALRQDPEIILVGEMRDLETISTAITAAETGHLVLATLHTSSAATTIDRIIDVFPPHQQSQIRIQLANVLQGIVSQRLFVKKDGKGRVAATEILVQTPSIANLIRSEKVHQIQNVMQTSRKLGMHTLETSIQQLMASGALHYDDAKPFLNEGEFI; from the coding sequence ATGTCGAATATCATTGTACAATTGTTGACTCAAGCATATGAAGAACAAGCATCCGATTTGCATCTGTCATTCGGGATTCCGGCCGTTTTTCGGGTCGACGGGCAATTACGTCAACTCGGGGATCGTGTCTATACATCATCAGAATTGCAGCAAATGGTGGAGCATATTCTTCCTGTCAATAAAAAAGAAGATTTTGAAGCGAAAGGGGAAGCCGATTTCAACTATGCGTTGGAAGGCTTATGCCGCTTTCGTGTCAATGCTTATCACCAGCGCGGACAAGTGTCAATTGCAGCTCGCCTCATTTCATCCCAAATACCGACGATCCAGCAATTGGGGATGCCGGATGTGTTGATAGAGCTAGCTGAAAAACCACAAGGACTTATTTTGGTGACAGGTCCAACAGGTTCGGGGAAATCGACGACACTGGCAGCGATGATTGACTATGTCAATGACAATTATGCTAAGCATATTATTACGCTGGAAGATCCGATTGAATACTTGCACCCACATAAAAAATCAATCGTCAATCAGCGTGAAATTGGCATTGATACGCAAAGCTTCGCCAATGGGCTACGGGCTGCGTTACGGCAAGACCCTGAAATCATTCTCGTTGGAGAAATGCGTGACTTAGAAACCATTTCAACAGCTATCACAGCAGCCGAAACAGGTCACTTAGTATTAGCAACCTTGCATACAAGTAGTGCGGCAACAACGATTGACCGAATTATTGACGTTTTTCCACCGCACCAACAAAGTCAAATTCGTATTCAATTGGCAAACGTGCTACAAGGCATTGTATCACAACGATTATTCGTTAAAAAAGATGGTAAAGGGCGTGTGGCGGCAACGGAAATACTTGTCCAAACACCTTCCATTGCCAACCTCATTCGCTCGGAAAAAGTGCATCAGATTCAAAATGTTATGCAAACAAGCCGGAAGTTGGGCATGCATACATTGGAAACATCCATCCAGCAGCTGATGGCAAGTGGAGCTTTGCATTATGACGACGCCAAGCCTTTTTTGAATGAAGGTGAGTTCATATGA
- a CDS encoding bifunctional folylpolyglutamate synthase/dihydrofolate synthase, translating to MIPKMDEYKKRWAIDSDHAIKPGLEAVQQALVQVGNPERDLRIIHVAGTNGKGSTIAFMEEILRQHGFSTAVFSSPALLDIHDQIRFNGQPIAPKDLDASFKLMKEAGLSGLLTDFELLTVAALVSFRQFAPDYVLLETGMGGELDSTNVVVPIVSIITSIALDHMAFLGGTLEEVAAHKAGIIKSGIPIVVGPLPKEALAVVQRIALEKVSPLFTYGEHFNIDAHDAFSGISTFQLKGRKMKGPHQANNAAVAIEALLAASIVLEEEKVATAVATTQLSFRFQEISPGLFMDGAHNPAAAKVLAETIRLEFPGEKVDFVIGMLKGKDIERTLDELIPVAASFTFVNFPHPQAETADKLMEYCHHERKRMTNYYTDTIILVKGNERRIVVTGSLYMINRLITHKEGTIEGK from the coding sequence TTGATTCCCAAAATGGATGAATATAAAAAACGCTGGGCAATTGACAGCGATCATGCGATAAAACCAGGGCTAGAGGCCGTACAGCAAGCACTTGTTCAAGTGGGGAACCCAGAAAGAGATTTACGAATTATTCATGTTGCCGGAACAAATGGCAAAGGGTCAACGATTGCATTTATGGAGGAAATCCTACGGCAGCACGGTTTCTCAACAGCTGTTTTTTCCTCGCCAGCTTTGCTAGATATCCATGATCAAATACGTTTCAATGGACAGCCGATTGCACCAAAGGATTTGGATGCTTCGTTTAAGTTGATGAAAGAGGCGGGCTTGAGTGGGTTGTTGACGGATTTTGAATTACTGACGGTTGCGGCGTTGGTGTCGTTTAGACAATTTGCACCTGACTATGTACTTCTAGAAACGGGTATGGGCGGGGAGTTGGATAGTACCAATGTTGTCGTGCCAATTGTGTCGATTATTACTTCGATTGCGCTCGACCATATGGCATTTCTCGGAGGGACGCTGGAAGAGGTTGCGGCGCATAAAGCGGGCATCATTAAAAGTGGAATACCTATCGTCGTTGGTCCCCTACCTAAAGAGGCGTTAGCCGTCGTGCAACGTATTGCATTGGAGAAGGTTAGTCCTCTATTCACGTACGGAGAGCATTTCAATATAGATGCTCATGATGCATTTTCAGGAATCAGTACTTTCCAGTTGAAGGGGAGGAAGATGAAAGGGCCTCATCAAGCTAACAACGCGGCCGTCGCCATTGAGGCGCTTCTTGCAGCGAGCATAGTACTAGAGGAAGAGAAAGTAGCTACTGCTGTTGCAACGACTCAACTATCCTTTCGCTTTCAAGAAATTTCCCCAGGACTATTTATGGATGGTGCACATAATCCGGCAGCAGCAAAAGTACTTGCAGAAACAATACGATTAGAGTTTCCAGGGGAAAAAGTAGATTTTGTAATAGGGATGTTAAAGGGGAAAGATATTGAGCGGACGTTGGATGAACTCATTCCAGTAGCTGCATCCTTTACTTTTGTGAATTTTCCACATCCTCAAGCTGAAACGGCTGATAAATTGATGGAATATTGTCATCATGAGAGAAAAAGGATGACAAATTACTATACTGATACTATAATACTAGTCAAGGGTAACGAAAGAAGGATAGTGGTGACCGGTTCGTTATATATGATAAACAGACTTATTACCCACAAAGAAGGTACTATTGAAGGAAAGTAG
- a CDS encoding GspE/PulE family protein, with the protein MKARKRLGDLLMEAGVISQSQLDEALTQKSREEKLGDYLIRLQEITEQQLIEVLELQLGIPHIHLNQYAIEPELIQLVPKELAKRANLMPVRKDRNKLLVAMADPMDYFAIEELRMTTGYQIETSIAAKDDIYRTITKYYDLQESMDDALDDLTPTDLDTENQITDEDSPIVRLVNQIIANGVAQRASDVHFDPQESELKIRYRVDGVLREERSLPKNMQNIIIARVKIMGNLNITENRIPQDGRIKSIVNFRPIDIRLSTLPTIYGEKIVMRILDLGRALNELDGLGFSYNNLQLFKTMLDKPNGIILITGPTGSGKSSTLYAGLNHLNNEEVNIITVEDPVEYQLQGVNQIQVRDEVGLTFAAGLRSILRQDPDIIMVGEIRDMETAQIAIRSSLTGHLVLSTLHTNNAIDSISRLTDMGVEPYLLSSSLVGVMAQRLVRRVCRDCAVTREPHEHEVKLFTQYGLEIPEIVMGAGCPSCNQTGYRGRLAIHEILRIDDTIKAQIMGKNSPTEIREHARNQGFKTLMEDGLQKVVDGLTTTEEVLRVATSD; encoded by the coding sequence ATGAAGGCACGAAAAAGGCTCGGGGATTTATTGATGGAAGCGGGTGTCATCAGCCAAAGTCAGTTGGATGAAGCCCTTACGCAGAAGAGTCGAGAGGAAAAGCTCGGGGATTATTTAATAAGGCTACAGGAAATTACTGAACAGCAGCTGATTGAAGTGCTAGAGCTGCAACTGGGCATCCCGCATATCCATTTAAACCAATATGCGATTGAACCGGAACTGATTCAGCTTGTGCCGAAAGAATTAGCCAAGCGTGCGAATTTGATGCCGGTGCGGAAAGATCGCAATAAGCTCCTTGTGGCAATGGCAGACCCGATGGATTACTTCGCTATTGAGGAATTGCGAATGACCACGGGCTATCAAATTGAAACGAGTATCGCAGCGAAAGATGATATTTACCGAACGATTACCAAGTATTATGATCTACAAGAATCGATGGATGATGCACTGGACGATCTGACACCGACAGATTTAGATACTGAAAATCAAATAACAGATGAAGATTCTCCCATTGTGCGCTTGGTCAACCAAATCATTGCCAATGGGGTTGCGCAACGGGCGAGCGATGTTCACTTTGACCCACAGGAATCAGAATTGAAAATTCGTTATCGTGTCGATGGTGTGCTACGAGAGGAACGTTCACTACCTAAAAACATGCAAAACATTATTATTGCACGCGTGAAAATTATGGGGAACTTGAATATTACGGAAAACCGTATACCACAGGATGGACGCATTAAGTCAATCGTCAACTTTAGACCGATTGATATTCGTTTGTCAACGTTACCAACAATTTACGGTGAGAAAATTGTTATGCGGATTCTCGATTTAGGCAGGGCGTTAAACGAGCTCGATGGACTCGGCTTTTCCTACAATAATTTACAACTATTCAAAACGATGCTCGACAAGCCAAACGGCATTATTTTAATAACAGGTCCAACGGGATCTGGGAAATCCTCGACACTGTATGCGGGCTTAAATCACTTGAATAATGAAGAGGTCAATATTATTACTGTTGAAGATCCTGTTGAGTATCAGTTACAGGGAGTTAACCAAATTCAAGTGCGTGATGAGGTAGGCCTAACATTCGCAGCAGGTTTACGCTCCATTCTCAGGCAGGACCCGGATATTATTATGGTCGGGGAAATTCGGGATATGGAAACGGCGCAAATTGCTATCCGTTCTTCATTAACAGGGCATTTGGTACTGAGTACTTTGCATACGAATAATGCGATAGACTCGATTTCCAGGCTGACGGATATGGGCGTTGAACCATACTTACTGTCATCCTCATTAGTAGGCGTTATGGCACAGCGACTCGTGCGACGTGTCTGTCGAGATTGTGCTGTGACACGCGAGCCGCATGAGCATGAAGTGAAGTTATTTACACAATATGGTTTGGAAATTCCGGAAATCGTAATGGGGGCAGGCTGTCCTTCTTGTAATCAGACGGGCTATCGAGGCCGTTTGGCGATTCATGAAATACTACGGATTGATGATACCATCAAAGCGCAAATTATGGGCAAAAATAGCCCAACTGAAATTCGAGAACACGCCAGAAATCAAGGCTTTAAGACTTTGATGGAGGATGGTTTACAAAAAGTTGTTGATGGACTGACGACAACGGAAGAAGTCCTACGTGTAGCAACCTCCGATTAA
- a CDS encoding type II secretion system F family protein — MTVFKYSGRTSTGAMKKGTVDAENQNAAVAKLRKQGINPREIAESKSLLHKELSLGGKVKNEDFVVYCRQFATLIRAGISLVESTNILAEQSTSKTLKKALFAVEEDIRTGTTFSGAAAKNSKVFPAMFVNMIRAGEATGNLDETLERLASYYEKQHNLKKKIESMMMYPAVLFLMTIVVVVFLMLTIVPTFVDMFADFDAELPGITIFVMGISEFIQGFWWLLLILAVAVVVTFNYLFKNNEQFHYQVHYFLLRMPVFGKLLQKAAIARMSRTLSSLFSSSVPILQALSIVEKVMGNPVMGKVVLESRASLEKGSSLSAPLQKSWLFPPLVTQMTQIGEQTGSLDYMLEKIADFYEDDVDRSVDTLKGLIEPLMIVFLAAVVGTIVLAIMVPMFSLYEQV; from the coding sequence ATGACGGTTTTTAAATACAGTGGCCGAACCTCGACAGGGGCGATGAAAAAAGGGACTGTCGATGCTGAAAACCAGAATGCTGCTGTAGCTAAGCTGCGTAAACAAGGCATTAATCCAAGGGAAATCGCAGAATCGAAGAGCCTTCTCCATAAGGAGTTATCGCTTGGAGGTAAAGTGAAAAACGAGGATTTTGTTGTCTATTGTCGCCAGTTTGCCACGCTCATTCGGGCAGGGATTTCCCTTGTAGAATCGACGAACATACTAGCGGAGCAATCGACAAGTAAGACGCTGAAAAAAGCATTATTCGCTGTCGAGGAAGATATTCGTACAGGAACAACTTTCTCAGGTGCAGCAGCGAAAAATAGCAAAGTGTTTCCGGCAATGTTTGTCAATATGATTCGCGCAGGAGAAGCGACGGGGAATTTGGATGAAACATTAGAACGACTCGCCAGCTATTATGAAAAACAGCATAATTTAAAGAAGAAAATTGAGTCGATGATGATGTATCCCGCAGTGCTCTTTTTGATGACGATTGTTGTAGTAGTCTTTCTGATGTTGACGATTGTCCCGACATTTGTGGACATGTTCGCTGATTTTGATGCTGAGCTACCAGGTATCACAATATTCGTCATGGGGATTAGTGAGTTTATCCAAGGGTTTTGGTGGTTATTGCTCATCCTTGCAGTAGCAGTAGTCGTTACCTTCAATTATTTATTTAAAAATAATGAGCAATTCCATTACCAAGTGCATTATTTTTTACTGCGTATGCCGGTATTTGGCAAGTTATTGCAAAAAGCAGCCATTGCGCGTATGTCACGTACTCTATCGTCGCTATTTAGTAGTTCAGTCCCGATTTTACAAGCGCTGTCGATTGTTGAAAAAGTGATGGGGAATCCAGTTATGGGGAAAGTTGTACTGGAATCGAGAGCGAGTTTAGAAAAAGGGAGTTCGTTATCTGCACCGCTTCAAAAAAGCTGGCTATTCCCGCCACTTGTCACGCAAATGACACAGATAGGTGAACAAACAGGCTCACTCGATTATATGTTGGAGAAAATTGCCGACTTTTATGAGGATGATGTCGATAGATCGGTGGATACGTTAAAAGGCTTGATAGAACCGTTGATGATTGTCTTTTTAGCAGCAGTCGTTGGGACGATTGTGTTAGCGATTATGGTCCCGATGTTTAGTTTGTACGAGCAGGTTTAA
- a CDS encoding prepilin-type N-terminal cleavage/methylation domain-containing protein: MMKKFKQQMKNEKGLTLIELLAVIVILAIIAAIAIPAIGNIIENSKVNALKADGQNVLAAGNLYFIENSTLDSVTLDTLITDGFIEDAGGFANTSGSGATGTTVTKATTGNTISGKSASSATVSVTFLLSTNADITNAGVKAGTEGTVTIAR, from the coding sequence ATGATGAAAAAATTTAAGCAACAGATGAAGAATGAGAAAGGTTTAACGCTGATTGAGTTATTGGCTGTTATTGTTATTTTAGCTATTATTGCGGCGATTGCTATTCCGGCGATTGGGAATATTATTGAGAATTCTAAAGTAAATGCTCTTAAAGCTGATGGGCAAAATGTTTTAGCTGCTGGTAATTTGTATTTTATTGAAAATAGTACACTCGATTCGGTTACATTAGATACTCTTATTACAGATGGTTTTATAGAAGATGCAGGCGGATTTGCTAATACTAGTGGATCTGGTGCTACGGGTACAACTGTTACAAAAGCTACGACTGGTAATACGATAAGTGGAAAATCTGCTAGTAGTGCCACCGTTTCAGTTACTTTCCTTCTGTCTACAAATGCCGATATTACAAATGCAGGTGTGAAAGCTGGTACAGAAGGTACAGTTACGATTGCTCGCTAA
- a CDS encoding GGDEF domain-containing protein — protein MELSRKRQLILVAIWIAIVPPGFYFTFTYMPSKDFDWVTIALYLMILIITMMMPIRLSNITISLERWITFTVFFQYGVFAELVFMQIAMILLLFSSKSSTPAFQRFLINSSMFAIISVTSGVIFHFVGGEIGMLDFSSLILSGAIYAITYMVMNSLILKLFLVIMSRKYAIWSKVTAWDYSITMLVFPFSISLYYLNTYFGNTSILLCGTPFLVILYVIRIYHQSDKLNDKLSSATVIGRELSDRLGFEDVIRTFIVNLRNVVSYDYAYVLDLQAGTHLVMLMGSENNVVSKNVDQFDFESKVIVNDGLDLEAAKILNTKKDMGTLRNLKFSSSVKSVMVVPIKRDQKTEGFLILTSNHKNMFQALDMKIVEMLAGYFAVSLVKARLYERTVEQSERCGLTKLYNFRYLDTKLDEEIIRYHTGEIDSLSTIILDIDYFKSINDTYGHQSGNDLLRALSTVLLAYVGPSVTLARYGGEEFVFLLPNRGKEETIELAEDIRREVADTVFRIVPDLSEDRSPIDVQMTISIGVATVPEDAEDAKLLLRNADRALYIGGKQAGRNRVGVFSDKEIVTA, from the coding sequence ATGGAGTTATCCCGAAAAAGACAACTTATTTTAGTAGCAATCTGGATAGCCATTGTTCCTCCTGGTTTCTATTTCACTTTTACTTATATGCCTTCTAAGGACTTCGATTGGGTAACCATCGCTCTTTATCTCATGATTCTTATCATTACAATGATGATGCCTATCCGGCTTTCGAATATCACGATTTCATTGGAGCGTTGGATTACATTTACGGTCTTTTTTCAATATGGTGTATTTGCTGAACTTGTGTTTATGCAAATAGCTATGATTCTTCTTCTTTTTAGCAGCAAAAGCTCTACACCGGCATTCCAACGATTTTTGATCAATTCCTCGATGTTTGCAATTATATCAGTGACGAGCGGAGTGATTTTCCACTTTGTAGGTGGGGAAATCGGTATGTTAGACTTTTCTTCCCTCATATTGTCGGGCGCCATTTACGCAATCACTTATATGGTGATGAATAGCCTAATATTGAAGCTGTTTTTGGTCATAATGTCACGTAAGTATGCGATATGGAGTAAGGTAACCGCTTGGGATTATTCCATAACTATGCTTGTTTTTCCGTTCAGTATTTCTCTTTACTATTTGAATACGTATTTTGGCAATACGTCTATTCTATTGTGCGGAACTCCATTTTTGGTTATTTTATACGTAATTAGGATTTATCACCAATCAGATAAATTGAATGATAAACTATCCTCTGCGACTGTGATTGGCCGTGAGCTCTCGGATCGTCTTGGCTTTGAAGATGTTATTCGAACGTTCATTGTCAATTTACGAAATGTTGTGTCATATGATTATGCCTACGTGTTAGATTTGCAAGCAGGAACACATCTTGTGATGCTTATGGGATCGGAAAATAATGTTGTATCCAAAAATGTGGACCAATTCGATTTTGAATCGAAAGTCATAGTAAATGACGGGCTTGATTTGGAAGCAGCGAAAATTTTAAATACGAAAAAAGACATGGGGACATTGAGAAATTTGAAGTTTTCGTCCTCGGTGAAAAGTGTGATGGTTGTACCCATTAAACGTGATCAGAAAACGGAAGGTTTTTTAATCCTCACCTCCAATCATAAAAATATGTTTCAAGCACTAGATATGAAGATTGTAGAAATGTTGGCTGGTTATTTTGCGGTTTCACTCGTCAAAGCTCGTTTATACGAAAGAACGGTTGAACAGAGTGAACGATGTGGCTTAACGAAATTGTATAACTTCCGCTATTTAGATACAAAATTAGATGAGGAAATCATTCGTTATCATACTGGTGAAATTGATTCACTTTCTACAATTATCTTAGATATTGATTATTTCAAGTCAATAAATGACACATATGGACATCAAAGCGGCAATGACTTATTACGTGCATTGTCAACAGTTCTTCTCGCCTATGTAGGGCCGAGCGTTACACTTGCTAGATACGGAGGAGAGGAGTTCGTGTTCCTTCTCCCGAATAGAGGTAAAGAAGAAACGATTGAATTAGCAGAGGACATTAGGAGAGAAGTAGCGGATACTGTTTTTCGTATCGTCCCGGACCTGTCTGAGGATAGAAGTCCTATTGACGTTCAGATGACGATTAGCATAGGTGTTGCTACTGTACCTGAAGATGCAGAGGATGCCAAATTACTGTTGCGTAATGCAGACCGTGCCCTTTACATTGGTGGCAAGCAGGCCGGAAGGAATCGTGTGGGTGTGTTTTCAGACAAAGAGATTGTGACGGCTTAA
- a CDS encoding VanW family protein yields MKYYYPIVTWGVLIVFLLYQVIAPPSIASAKGDLLNGSIAGINVEGKKISEIEALLATEVTAWKESDLVVQGTTAKIVIPSSYIQFDIKNTAKQYISESSKPWYNFLGGDKKVQLPLQVSVDEKIYEVLKEAPLFFVDETIEAIRNHGRYLQTGPVEAQEVELTKDLLSRISFETQEVVVSENGLLPIINAVNDTTLLNGESFSFLEKLTEIDSLYNEETANFVASTLYSAVLKSEMAIQERHSQHQLPDYLVPGIEVKVDAKRKQDFAFINNTNRPVMIEAFIKEERLVIELYSFESEMKVAYDASKLEVVQPRTIYRLTPTLAAGQEKVLEEGKNGLRVQVKRQLPGGEIEVVSRDFYPPTDKVILVSTQTPPVSMVIPGEVMPIESQPQGGTSTQPGNPNTTTSTAEDETTFTDENGKPIPEGATYDKGGNLITSDPQ; encoded by the coding sequence ATGAAATACTATTATCCAATCGTTACATGGGGTGTTTTAATTGTTTTCCTGTTGTATCAAGTAATTGCACCGCCTTCAATTGCATCGGCAAAAGGTGATTTGTTAAATGGGTCGATTGCGGGGATTAATGTTGAGGGCAAAAAAATATCTGAAATTGAAGCGCTATTGGCCACAGAGGTGACAGCATGGAAAGAAAGTGACCTCGTCGTTCAAGGAACAACTGCGAAGATCGTCATTCCAAGTAGCTACATTCAATTCGACATTAAAAATACTGCGAAACAATATATAAGTGAATCATCCAAACCGTGGTATAACTTTTTGGGTGGCGATAAAAAAGTTCAATTACCATTACAAGTATCTGTAGATGAAAAAATATATGAAGTTCTCAAGGAAGCTCCACTCTTTTTCGTAGATGAAACTATTGAGGCGATACGAAACCATGGGCGCTATTTGCAAACGGGACCTGTTGAAGCACAAGAAGTTGAGTTGACGAAAGATTTACTAAGTCGCATCTCCTTTGAAACACAGGAAGTTGTCGTTAGTGAAAATGGTCTGTTACCTATCATCAATGCAGTCAATGATACGACGCTATTAAATGGAGAGTCATTTTCATTTTTAGAGAAATTGACTGAGATAGATAGTTTGTATAACGAGGAAACTGCGAATTTCGTTGCTTCTACTTTGTATAGTGCTGTGCTGAAATCAGAAATGGCTATTCAAGAGCGCCATTCGCAACATCAACTTCCGGATTATCTAGTACCTGGAATTGAAGTGAAAGTAGATGCAAAAAGGAAGCAGGATTTTGCATTTATCAACAATACGAACCGTCCAGTCATGATTGAAGCTTTTATAAAAGAAGAACGATTAGTCATTGAATTGTATTCGTTTGAATCAGAAATGAAGGTTGCGTATGATGCATCGAAATTGGAAGTTGTTCAACCGAGAACGATTTATCGACTGACGCCTACTTTAGCAGCGGGGCAGGAGAAAGTGTTGGAAGAAGGCAAGAATGGCTTGCGCGTGCAAGTGAAAAGGCAGCTCCCAGGTGGAGAGATTGAAGTCGTTAGCCGCGATTTTTACCCACCTACAGATAAGGTGATTTTAGTATCCACGCAGACGCCACCTGTATCCATGGTCATACCGGGTGAAGTGATGCCAATAGAATCACAACCGCAGGGGGGAACGTCGACGCAACCAGGTAATCCAAACACTACAACTTCAACTGCTGAAGATGAAACAACCTTTACGGATGAAAATGGCAAACCAATTCCTGAAGGTGCTACGTACGATAAAGGCGGCAATTTAATAACGTCTGACCCACAATAA